GGCTTTGAAGGGACGACCTACTACCAGAGCAAAAACGAACGGCTCAAAGACCTTGCCTTTGAAGCGGCCACAAAAGTCAACTTCTCGGAACTCTCCGCAATCTATGGATTTTCGCCGGAAACCGACCTTGCCCACGCAGAGAGTGTCATCACGCAGGTCGCGGATATCCTCTATCCACAGATCGACCGCGCACCGGCCCCGACGCTTGTGCCTGTTGGTATCGATCAGGATCCACATATCCGGCTGACAAGGGGGGTCGCCCACAAGATGCGGATGTTTACCGTTGAGGAACGGGACGGTTACATCAGCGTACGATCCAAAAACGCGCCTGATGCGCCGCTCGCTGCAGTGCACAAGGCATTTGCAGGCTCGAAAAAATACGAGGGGCACGTGGATATCCGGGGAATGGGATGTGCCGACGTGAGCCGGAAGGTGCGTGAGATCGAGTGTGCACATGGGGGATACGGGTTCTTCACTCCGTCATCAACCTATCACATCTTCATGCCGGGGCTTAATGGAGGAAAGATGTCAAGCAGCATCCCCGACAGCATCATCGGGTTTTTTGAAACAGAGGCAACCGTAAAAAAGAAGGTCATGAGCGGGATCACCGGCGGGAGGATGACATTAGAAGAGCAGAAACGACTCGGGGGGGAGCCGGACAAGTGCTCGCTGTATCTCCTCAACCTCTTCCATATGATAACCGATGATTCCGAACTATTGAAGGTACGGCAGAAATGCATGCAGGGCGATATTACCTGCGGCCAGTGCAAGAAGGAGACAGCGGAGCGGGTTATAGCATTTTTAAAGGATTTCCGTGCGAAGATGGATGTTGCTGCAGAAAAGATCGGGGCGTGAGACGTGTGGAACTGACGCAGAATGAAAAAAGGCTGCTTGGGGCTCTTGCAGAAGAAAAATCCGTCGATGTGCAGGCTCTTGCTGCACAGCTCAATGCGACGCCGGAAGCTGTTGTGCAGTGGGCACTCCTTGGAAAGGATCGTGGCATCACGGATGTCATGAGGGGGGTTACCCGGACACTGGAGTACACTGAGGAAGGTAAACAGTATCTGGAAAAAGGTCTTCCCGAGACGCAGATCCTGAACGTGATTGGCGATGGCACTACGCTTGCCGATCTCCAGAAACATGCCGCGTTCAGGATCGGCTTTGGGCAGCTTAGGAAGAAAGGACTTATCACGGTGACGAAGGGTTCTATTACAAAAAATGCTGGCGCGTCAACCTTTAATGATGAAGCGGCACTGAAAAATCCTCGGGCTGGAGAACCACATACGCAGGAACTGGTGAAACGCGGGCTTCTTAAGGAATGCGAAACAATCCGCAACATCATCTCTATAACCAGAGAAGGCACCTTGTTGGTAAATGCAGGCCTCGACCTGCGGGAAGAAGTCGGGACGCTCACCCGCGACCAGATTATCTCGGGGGGATGGAAGGATCTCAACCTGCGCCGATATGACGTGACAAAGCTCCCGAAGAAGACATACCCTGGTAAGATTCATCCCTACCAGCGGATCATCTCAGAGATGCGGGAGATCCTGCTTGAGATGGGATTCACCGAGCTGTATGGCGGGATCGTCCAGCAGTCCTATTGGAACTTCGATGCCCTCTTCCAGCCGCAGGATCACCCGGCCCGCGAGATGCAGGACACATTCTATCTTGGCGAAACCCGTCCGCTCCCCAAGGGTTACGAGCGGGTGAAAGAGATGC
Above is a genomic segment from Methanoregula sp. containing:
- a CDS encoding tryptophan--tRNA ligase, with the protein product MAHEINPWSNNQAVDIDKLFSEFGIEPIAPALADLPEIPYFMRRGIVVGHRDYGQIASAIKYRAPFHILTGFMPSGHPHLGHLMVMKEVVWHVQQGGNGYVTVADREAHAVRGTSWEKCGEFGKEYLSCLYALGFEGTTYYQSKNERLKDLAFEAATKVNFSELSAIYGFSPETDLAHAESVITQVADILYPQIDRAPAPTLVPVGIDQDPHIRLTRGVAHKMRMFTVEERDGYISVRSKNAPDAPLAAVHKAFAGSKKYEGHVDIRGMGCADVSRKVREIECAHGGYGFFTPSSTYHIFMPGLNGGKMSSSIPDSIIGFFETEATVKKKVMSGITGGRMTLEEQKRLGGEPDKCSLYLLNLFHMITDDSELLKVRQKCMQGDITCGQCKKETAERVIAFLKDFRAKMDVAAEKIGA
- a CDS encoding phenylalanine--tRNA ligase subunit alpha — protein: MELTQNEKRLLGALAEEKSVDVQALAAQLNATPEAVVQWALLGKDRGITDVMRGVTRTLEYTEEGKQYLEKGLPETQILNVIGDGTTLADLQKHAAFRIGFGQLRKKGLITVTKGSITKNAGASTFNDEAALKNPRAGEPHTQELVKRGLLKECETIRNIISITREGTLLVNAGLDLREEVGTLTRDQIISGGWKDLNLRRYDVTKLPKKTYPGKIHPYQRIISEMREILLEMGFTELYGGIVQQSYWNFDALFQPQDHPAREMQDTFYLGETRPLPKGYERVKEMHLSGGETSSSGWGGTWREDKAEQCVLRTHTTSISIQYLAKNPTPPVKAFCIGRVYRRETVDPTHLAEFEQLEGIVMDEGVHFGNLLGILREFYHRMGFMSVRFKPSYYPYTEPSLDAEVYVEGIGWIEMGGAGIFREEVTAPFDIRYPVLAWGLGVSRIAMLRLGLKDLRYLHRSDIAFLRDTPALNRTGGDR